TCACTTACCTTGGCACCACCGAGGATTGCAACGAACGGTTTTTTTGCTCCAGACAATGCTTGCCCAAGGTAGTGGATCTCTTTTTCAAGGAGCAGGCCACAGGCCGATTGCGGCAGAAAATGAGTAATCCCTTCGGTTGACGCATGGGCGCGGTGGGCCGTGCCGAACGCATTATTGACATAGACATCAGCCAATGCTGCCAGTTGTTTGGCAAATGCAGGATCATTATCAGTTTCGCCCTTGTGAAAGCGCACGTTTTCGAGCAACAACACATCGCCGACGTGCATTGCCGCCACCATTTTTTCGACCTCCGGGCCAATGCAGTCCGGAGCCATGGCCACCGGTTTGCCTAGTAAATCAGCCAGTTGCGGTGCAACCCCGCGCAAACTGAATGCTTCCTGCGGGATCCCCTTCGGACGGCCCATGTGTGAGGCCAGAATAACCCGGGCGCCGCGCTCGATAAGCATCTGAATGGTTGGCAGCGTGGCAATAATCCGTGTATTGTCCGTTACATTGCCCTCGTTATCACGTGGAACGTTAAAGTCAACGCGACAGAAAACCCGTTTACCGGCAACGTCCAGGTCGGTGACTTTCAGTTTGTTCAACATGGTACACATTTCTCCATAAAAAATAAAAAGGGCAGGGTACGCTACCCTGCCCCTCGAATGTTTAACAGAATTTATCTCTTGGCAATATATTTGACCAGGTCATACAGCCGGTTCGAGTAGCCCCATTCATTGTCGTACCAGGACAGAACCTTGACCATCTTGCCACCGATAACGTTGGTCGACAAACCATCAACCGTCGAAGATGCCGGATCACCGTTAAAATCGCAGGACACCAGCGGTTTATCAGTGTAGGCAAGGATGCCCTTCAGTGGGCCATTGGCCGCCGCCTTGAGTGCGGCGTTGACCGCTTCGGTTGTGGTTTCTTTTTCTGTTTCGATAACCAGGTCAACCAGCGAAACATTCGGCGTCGGCACGCGCACCGCCATGCCGTCAAGTTTTCCTTTCAATTCCGGCAGGACCAGCGAGACCGCCTTGGCGGCTCCGGTTGAGGTCGGAATCATCGAAACTGCGGCGGCGCGGGCACGGCGCAGGTCGGAGTGGGGCAGATCAAGGATTTGCTGGTCGTTGGTATAGGAGTGAATCGTTGTCATCATGCCTTTAACGATACCGAACTCCTTCAGCAGTACCTTGGCCACAGGGGCCAGACAGTTGGTGGTACACGATGCGTTGGAAATCACCCGATCAGTTGTCGGGTTATAATCGGCTTCGTTAACCCCCATGCAGACCGTCAGATCAACATCTTTCCCCGGAGCACTGATAATGACGCGCTGAGCGCCAGCCGCAAGGTGCTTGCCAGCGGAGGTTTTGTCAGTAAAAAATCCGGTTGATTCGATCACCGTTTCAACACCGAGTTGTTGCCACGGCAGGTTGGCAGGGTCACGTTCCTTAATGACCTTGATCCGCTTGCCGTCAACGACAATGGCATCGCCGTCAGCCGACACCTCAGCCTTGAAAATACCGTGTACCGAATCGTACTGGAGCAAGTGTGCGAGGGTTTTGGCATCCGTCAAATCGTTAAGAGCGACAACATCTACCTCAGGATCCTGCCATGACGCCCGGAAGAAGTTGCGACCGATGCGACCGAAGCCGTTAATTGCGACTTTTACTGCCATTTTTAAGCCTCCCTGAACAAGAAAATTGGACGTGAAAAAAGTTGTTTAGCAAATTAAAATCAGCGGATGATAGCGAATTGACGGCCGCTGGTCAAGACTTTTTAGCCCAACTTCCTCACCTGGTTCACCCCCCCCTGGTTCCGGCACGGTTGAGAACTGATTGTAACATGACTTCTGTTTGCCGTTGACTTGCCTGGATGGTGCTGATATAGTCTCCAAAATTTTCAATACCTTCAGCTTTTATCTTTTGTCCCTTTTAAATCAGTCCCGAGAGATTGACAAAGGTGGCCAGCCTTGAACGTGCCAGACGTAGAACAATTAAAAGAGCAGTCGGATACCTTTTCACTATGGTGTGGAGAGGTATTTTTTTGTCTTGGAAACCATTTATCGGAGGTGATTTGCGATGGCTGAACAGGGAACCTTGATTTTGGACAAAGCCGGTGTGCGCCGCGCCCTGACCCGGATTGCGCACGAGATTATCGAACGCAACAAGGGGGTGAAGAATGTTGCTTTGGTGGGCATTCGCAGTGGTGGTGACGATCTTGCCAAACTGCTGGCTCGCCAGATTGCCGCGATCGAAAATATCGAGGTGCCACTCGGAACGATCGACATTACCATGTATCGTGACGATCTCGATTCGCGTGGTGGCAAGCCGATCGGCAAGACAGAAATTCCTTTTTCTCTTGACGATATGAAGATCGTCCTTGTGGATGATGTGCTCTTTACCGGGCGCACCATTCGTGCGGCGATGGATGCCTTGATGGATCTTGGCCGACCGCGCGCGATTCAGCTTTCTGTGTTGATCGATCGGGGACATCGGGAGTTGCCGATTCGCCCCGATTTTGTCGGGCGGAATCTGCCGACAGCGATCAATGAAAAGATCGATGTGGTTTTTGATGGGGAACGTAATCCGCTTGAAGTGCGGCTGATCAAATCCTGACGGGAGGTCAATACTCATGGCATTCAACCACAAGCACATCCTCGGTACCGAATATTTAAGCCGCGAGGATATCCAGTTGATCCTGGATACCGCAGAAAGTTTTCGTGAGATCAATACGCGGTCAATCAAAAAAGTACCGACCTTGCGCGGTAAAACGATTATCAACGCCTTTTTCGAAAACAGCACGCGGACGCGTTTGTCCTTTGAGATTGCCGGAAAACGGCTCTCTGCCGATACTGTCAATATCTCCGGTTCAACGTCTTCGGTCACCAAAGGGGAAACCCTCGAAGATACCGCCCGCAATATCGAAGCCATGCATCCGGACATTATCGTGATCCGTCACGGTCATTCCGGTGCGCCGCACTATCTTGCCGAGCGGCTGCATTGCTCCGTAATCAATGCCGGCGACGGCGCGCATGAACATCCCAGTCAGGCATTGCTTGATATGCTGACGATGCGTCAGCATAAGGGTGAAATTGATGGCTTGAAAGTCGCGATTGTTGGCGATATCGCTCACAGTCGCGTGGTGCGTTCGAACCTTTACGCCCTGAATAAAATGGGTGCTGATGTTCACCTGGCCGGTCCCGGAACGATGATGCCGAGCGGCATTGAACGTCTTGGAGCCACCGTCCATTATGACATCCGCGCAGCGATCAAGGATGCTGATGTGGTGATGATGCTGCGGATTCAGCTGGAACGGCAGGGGTTGACGCTGCTACCGACCTTGCGCGAATATGCACGCTTTTTCGGGTTGAACGATGACGTGCTCAAACTCGCCAAAGCGGATGCGATTGTCATGCATCCTGGGCCGATGAACCGCGGTGTGGAAATTTCTTCCGCAGTCGCCGACGGGCCGCAGAACGTCATCCTCGGGCAGGTAGAAAACGGGGTTGCCGTGCGCATGGCTTTACTTTATCTGGTTAGCGGTGGCGAGCAGGCCGTCGAATAAATTGACATTATTTGCAAAACATAGGTGAGGACTACTATGAAAATCCTGATAAAAGGCGGCAGAGTTATCGATCCCTCTCGAAATTTTGACCAGGTTGCGGATCTGCTGATCGAGGACGGCAAAATCACTGCTATTGAAGCAACGATCAACACCAACGCGGCTGATCACGTCATTGACGCCAGCGGTCAGCTGGTTACCCCGGGGCTGATCGATATTCATGTCCATTTGCGCGATCCGGGGCTGGAGTACAAAGAGGATATTATCACCGGCACGTTAGCGGCGGTCGCCGGTGGTTTTACCTCGGTGGCGTGTATGCCGAATACCAAACCGGTGAATGATAATAAAGCGGTTACCCAATATATGATCAATAGGGCGAAAAACGATGGCTATTGCAACGTTTTTCCGATCGGTGCCATCACCAAAGGAATGGCCGGGGAGACCCTCAGCGAGATGGGGGAACTCAAGGAAGCGGGATGCCTGGCGGTCTCTGATGACGGTCGACCGGTCAGTGACGGTGAGGTCATGCGTCGCGCCCTGGAATATTCCCGTTCATTCGGCATAACGGTTGTTTCTCATACCGAAGATCTGTCGCTGGTCGGGGAGGGGGTCATGAACGATGGTTTTGTGGCCACCGAACTTGGTCTGAAGGGGATCCCCTGGGTTGCTGAAGATACCATGACGGCACGCGACGTGATGCTCGCTGAATTCACCGGTGGACGTCTGCATGTGGCGCACATATCGACCAAAGGCGGAGTTGAAATTGTCCGTCAGGCCAAGGCGCGTGGGGTCAACGTAACCTGTGAAGCGACTCCGCACCATTTCACCTTGACCGATGAGGCGGTGCGCGGGTACAACACCGACGCCAAAATGAATCCGCCCCTGCGCAGCGCCGCAGATGTCGCGGCAATTCGCGCCGGACTGGCAGATGGCACCATCGATGCCATCGCTACCGATCATGCTCCGCACCATATCGACGAGAAGAATGTCGAGTTCCGTATCGCCATGAACGGCATCGTCGGGCTGGAAACGGCCCTGCCGCTAACGCTGGAGCTGGTCGCCGCAGGGACAATCGATTTGCCGCGTGCGGTTGCGTTGCTGAGTTGCGGTCCGGCTCACGCGCTCAACATTCCTCGCGGGACGCTGGACATTGCTGCTCCGGCGGATGTAACCGTTATCGACCCATCACTGGAGTGGATCGTGGTGCGCGAAGAGCTGAAATCAAAAAGCAAAAACACGCCGTTCACCGGACGTAAAATGAAGGGTGCGGCGACCTGTACCATTGTCGGTGGTAAGATAGTTTTTAGTCGATAATACGTAGAGTTAAACTCTATTATCTTATGTATAACATCAGGAGATTAATGTCATGAGAGCAGCACTGGCGCTTGCCGATGGCCAAGTGTTTTACGGCAACGCCTTTGGCGCAACGGGCGAGGTTTACGGTGAGGTCGTCTTTAATACCAGCATGACCGGCTATCAGGAGATTCTCACCGATCCGTCTTACGCGGGTGAAATCGTCACGATGACATATCCGCAGATCGGCAATTGCGGGATCAATCGTGAGGACGTTGAATCTGCCCGGCCTCATCTGTCCGGGTTCGTGATCAAGGAGAACTGCAACTTTCCCAGCAACTGGCGCTCCGAAAAGACCCTCGATGCCTATCTTGAAGAGAACAATGTTGTTGGCATGGAGGGGATCGATACCCGCGCGCTGGTTCGGCACATCCGCGACAAGGGTGCCCAGACCGGAGTTATCTCAACCCTTGATCTTGATGCTGACAGTCTGGTCACTAAAGCCCGTCAGGCACCATCGATTGTTGGTCAGGATCTGGTCAGAACGGTTACGTGTGCACAACCCTATGTCTGGGACGAAGGGGTCTGGACTCTTGGTGAGGGTTATGCGGTCGCCCCAGATACAGCGCGTTTCAAGGTCGTTGCTTACGATTTTGGCATCAAACGCAACATTTTGCGCAAGCTGGTCTCCAACGGCTGCGCGGTGACGGTCGTGCCGGCGACCACTCCCGCGCACGAGGTGCTGAGCATGGAGCCGGATGGCGTTTTTTTGAGCAATGGCCCAGGGGATCCGGCGCCGGTCAGGTACGCTCAGGAGACGATTCGCCAGCTGTTGGGCAAGGTGCCGATCTTCGGTATCTGCCTCGGACATCAACTGTTGTCCATCGCGCTTGGGGGAAATACCTACAAACTCAAGTTCGGCCATCGCGGCGGCAATCAGCCGGTTCTCGATAAAGCTACCGGGCGGGTTGAAATTACCGCGCAGAATCATGGTTTTGCCGTTGATCCGGCAACGCTGGAGAGTGACATTGAGGTCAGTCATATCAATCTGAACGACCAGACGGTTGAGGGGATCACGCATAAAAAGTACCCCGCCTTTTCGGTACAGTACCACCCTGAAGCCTCCCCTGGGCCGCATGATGCACACTATCTTTTCGCCCGTTTTATCGATTTGATGCAACAGGATGAACGTTCATCGCGTTGATCGTAAATCAGAAAAGGAAACCATATGCCCAAACGCACCGACATCAAAAAAAT
This region of Desulfuromonadaceae bacterium genomic DNA includes:
- a CDS encoding dihydroorotase; translation: MKILIKGGRVIDPSRNFDQVADLLIEDGKITAIEATINTNAADHVIDASGQLVTPGLIDIHVHLRDPGLEYKEDIITGTLAAVAGGFTSVACMPNTKPVNDNKAVTQYMINRAKNDGYCNVFPIGAITKGMAGETLSEMGELKEAGCLAVSDDGRPVSDGEVMRRALEYSRSFGITVVSHTEDLSLVGEGVMNDGFVATELGLKGIPWVAEDTMTARDVMLAEFTGGRLHVAHISTKGGVEIVRQAKARGVNVTCEATPHHFTLTDEAVRGYNTDAKMNPPLRSAADVAAIRAGLADGTIDAIATDHAPHHIDEKNVEFRIAMNGIVGLETALPLTLELVAAGTIDLPRAVALLSCGPAHALNIPRGTLDIAAPADVTVIDPSLEWIVVREELKSKSKNTPFTGRKMKGAATCTIVGGKIVFSR
- the carA gene encoding glutamine-hydrolyzing carbamoyl-phosphate synthase small subunit, encoding MRAALALADGQVFYGNAFGATGEVYGEVVFNTSMTGYQEILTDPSYAGEIVTMTYPQIGNCGINREDVESARPHLSGFVIKENCNFPSNWRSEKTLDAYLEENNVVGMEGIDTRALVRHIRDKGAQTGVISTLDLDADSLVTKARQAPSIVGQDLVRTVTCAQPYVWDEGVWTLGEGYAVAPDTARFKVVAYDFGIKRNILRKLVSNGCAVTVVPATTPAHEVLSMEPDGVFLSNGPGDPAPVRYAQETIRQLLGKVPIFGICLGHQLLSIALGGNTYKLKFGHRGGNQPVLDKATGRVEITAQNHGFAVDPATLESDIEVSHINLNDQTVEGITHKKYPAFSVQYHPEASPGPHDAHYLFARFIDLMQQDERSSR
- a CDS encoding phosphoglycerate kinase, coding for MNKLKVTDLDVAGKRVFCRVDFNVPRDNEGNVTDNTRIIATLPTIQMLIERGARVILASHMGRPKGIPQEAFSLRGVAPQLADLLGKPVAMAPDCIGPEVEKMVAAMHVGDVLLLENVRFHKGETDNDPAFAKQLAALADVYVNNAFGTAHRAHASTEGITHFLPQSACGLLLEKEIHYLGQALSGAKKPFVAILGGAKVSDKIPVIESLLDKVDILLIGGGMAYTFLKAKGFDVGASLVETERLELAERLMIQAAEKGVEFLLPTDHVIADRFAADAQSKICANDDFADDWMALDIGPQTIECYAHVLATAATVIWNGPMGVFEFPAFSKGTFAIARALAEADNVSIVGGGDSVAAVTQAGLSDRMTHISTGGGASLEFLEGKQLPGIAALSDCK
- the pyrR gene encoding bifunctional pyr operon transcriptional regulator/uracil phosphoribosyltransferase PyrR, translated to MAEQGTLILDKAGVRRALTRIAHEIIERNKGVKNVALVGIRSGGDDLAKLLARQIAAIENIEVPLGTIDITMYRDDLDSRGGKPIGKTEIPFSLDDMKIVLVDDVLFTGRTIRAAMDALMDLGRPRAIQLSVLIDRGHRELPIRPDFVGRNLPTAINEKIDVVFDGERNPLEVRLIKS
- the gap gene encoding type I glyceraldehyde-3-phosphate dehydrogenase, giving the protein MAVKVAINGFGRIGRNFFRASWQDPEVDVVALNDLTDAKTLAHLLQYDSVHGIFKAEVSADGDAIVVDGKRIKVIKERDPANLPWQQLGVETVIESTGFFTDKTSAGKHLAAGAQRVIISAPGKDVDLTVCMGVNEADYNPTTDRVISNASCTTNCLAPVAKVLLKEFGIVKGMMTTIHSYTNDQQILDLPHSDLRRARAAAVSMIPTSTGAAKAVSLVLPELKGKLDGMAVRVPTPNVSLVDLVIETEKETTTEAVNAALKAAANGPLKGILAYTDKPLVSCDFNGDPASSTVDGLSTNVIGGKMVKVLSWYDNEWGYSNRLYDLVKYIAKR
- a CDS encoding aspartate carbamoyltransferase catalytic subunit, whose product is MAFNHKHILGTEYLSREDIQLILDTAESFREINTRSIKKVPTLRGKTIINAFFENSTRTRLSFEIAGKRLSADTVNISGSTSSVTKGETLEDTARNIEAMHPDIIVIRHGHSGAPHYLAERLHCSVINAGDGAHEHPSQALLDMLTMRQHKGEIDGLKVAIVGDIAHSRVVRSNLYALNKMGADVHLAGPGTMMPSGIERLGATVHYDIRAAIKDADVVMMLRIQLERQGLTLLPTLREYARFFGLNDDVLKLAKADAIVMHPGPMNRGVEISSAVADGPQNVILGQVENGVAVRMALLYLVSGGEQAVE